A region of the Kribbella sp. NBC_01245 genome:
ATCGTCGCGGCTGTGAAGGAACAGGCCGATCGGCTGTGCACGCTTGCCCCCGCCTACGCCTCCGACGTACGCGGTGAAGCGGCGCGGCTGATCGTCGAGGTCGCCCCGGAAGGACTCGGGCACGTGCTGTTCACCACCGGCGGTACCGAGGCGATGGAGCACGCCGTACGGATGGCTCGCCTGCACACCGGGCGGCCCAAGGTGCTCGCCGCCTACCGCTCGTACCACGGCTCGACGACGACCTCGATCCACCTCACCGGCGACCCGCGCCGATGGGCCTCGGACACCGGCGGAGCGGGCGCGGTCCACTTCTTCAGGCCCTTCCTCTACCGCTCGGCGTTCGGATCGAGCACGCCTGAGGAGGAGTGCGAGCGAGCTCTCGCCCACTTGGAGCAGGTGATCCTGCTGGAAGGCCCGCCGACCATCGCCGCGTTGGTGCTGGAACCGGTGACCGGCAGCTCGGGCGTCATCGTGCCGCCGGCCGGCTACCTCCGTGGTGTCCGGGAGCTGTGCACCCGTCACGGCATCGTCTTCATCGCGGACGAGATCCTCGTCGGCTTCGGCCGTACCGGCGCCTGGTTCGGCGTCAACCATGACGGGGTGGCCCCGGACCTGCTGGTCTTCGCGAAGGGCGTGAACTCCGGGTACGTGCCTCTCGGCGGCGTACTGGTCGGCGACGCCATCCACGAGACGTTCACCCAACGCCCCTACCCGGCTGGCATGACGTACAGCGGGCACCCACTCGCCTGCGCGGCCGCGGTCGGCGCCATCAGCGCGATGCGCGACGAGGGCACCGTCACCGCAGCCGCCCGCCTCGGCACCGACGTCCTCGGGCCCGGGCTCACCAAGCTCGCCGAGAAGCACCCGTCCGTCGGGGACGTCCGCGGCATCGGCGGCCTTTGGACCCTAGAACTGGTGCGCGACCGGCAGACCAAAGAGCCGCTGGTGCCGGTCGGCGCGACGGGCGAGGCGAACGCACCGATGGCCGCGTTTGCCAAGGCGTGCCTGAGCCGGAGCCTGGTCCCACTCATCCTTGGCAACCGCATCCACGTCGCGCCGCCGCTCAACGTGACCGACAACGACGCCGAAGCCGGTCTGGCCATCCTGGACGAAGCCCTCGCCGAGCCCGACGCGTACCTCACGTGACCTCTCAGCAGGTTGAGTACTTCGGTGGCAGTTCTCCTTCCAGCAGGTACGACGTGATGGTGGCCCGCGCGCATTCCGAGTTGAAGTACGCCGTGTGGCCACGGGATCGGCCAGCCCGCA
Encoded here:
- a CDS encoding aspartate aminotransferase family protein; translated protein: MNRAWRSDSGVWRSRQQGRCAMDLDELVFHPWTVQGPRTVPTFVGGSGSHVIDVDGRRFLDFSSQLVFTNLGHQHPRIVAAVKEQADRLCTLAPAYASDVRGEAARLIVEVAPEGLGHVLFTTGGTEAMEHAVRMARLHTGRPKVLAAYRSYHGSTTTSIHLTGDPRRWASDTGGAGAVHFFRPFLYRSAFGSSTPEEECERALAHLEQVILLEGPPTIAALVLEPVTGSSGVIVPPAGYLRGVRELCTRHGIVFIADEILVGFGRTGAWFGVNHDGVAPDLLVFAKGVNSGYVPLGGVLVGDAIHETFTQRPYPAGMTYSGHPLACAAAVGAISAMRDEGTVTAAARLGTDVLGPGLTKLAEKHPSVGDVRGIGGLWTLELVRDRQTKEPLVPVGATGEANAPMAAFAKACLSRSLVPLILGNRIHVAPPLNVTDNDAEAGLAILDEALAEPDAYLT
- a CDS encoding alpha/beta hydrolase; translated protein: MRAGRSRGHTAYFNSECARATITSYLLEGELPPKYSTC